From the genome of Deinococcus sp. JMULE3, one region includes:
- the thrB gene encoding homoserine kinase translates to MPGTPPPPQTTPFTVRAPASSANLGPGFDSLGLSVPLYTTLRVTPQATTQVVPLGPELDGTPADETNYVYRAMELAARRAGRPLPPARIEIETDVPLARGLGSSAAALVAGIVAGNELLGRPLDDLAVLDVAAREEGHPDNVAPALFGGIVVATLDKLGTHYVRLDPPTHLGVTVLIPDFELSTSKARAVLPKEYSRADAVHALSHAALLAAALAQGRLDLLRHAMQDYIHQIWRAPLVPGLSDILEEAWKHGALGAALSGAGPTVLCFHDTREPTAPLHAYLHGVMKRNGLEGRVLDFPIDTAGTLIERA, encoded by the coding sequence ATGCCCGGAACACCACCCCCACCCCAGACCACACCGTTCACGGTGCGCGCCCCGGCCAGCAGCGCCAACCTCGGCCCCGGTTTCGACAGCCTGGGCCTGAGCGTGCCGCTGTACACCACGCTGCGCGTCACGCCACAGGCCACCACCCAGGTCGTTCCCCTGGGACCGGAACTGGACGGCACGCCCGCCGACGAGACCAACTACGTGTACCGCGCCATGGAACTCGCCGCGCGGCGCGCCGGTCGCCCCCTGCCCCCCGCCCGTATAGAAATAGAGACCGACGTGCCCCTCGCGCGCGGGCTGGGCAGCAGCGCCGCCGCGCTGGTCGCCGGGATCGTCGCCGGGAACGAACTGCTGGGCCGCCCCCTGGACGACCTGGCGGTGCTGGACGTCGCCGCGCGCGAGGAAGGGCACCCGGACAACGTCGCCCCGGCCCTGTTCGGCGGGATCGTCGTCGCGACACTGGACAAGCTGGGCACGCACTACGTCCGGCTGGACCCGCCCACCCACCTGGGCGTGACCGTCCTGATCCCGGACTTCGAGCTGAGCACCAGCAAGGCCCGCGCCGTGCTGCCCAAGGAGTACAGCCGAGCCGACGCCGTGCACGCCCTGTCGCACGCCGCGCTGCTGGCCGCCGCGCTCGCGCAGGGGCGCCTGGACCTGCTGCGCCACGCCATGCAGGACTACATCCACCAGATCTGGCGCGCGCCACTGGTGCCGGGCCTGAGCGACATCCTGGAAGAAGCCTGGAAGCACGGCGCGCTCGGCGCGGCCCTCAGCGGCGCCGGACCCACCGTGCTGTGCTTCCACGACACCCGCGAACCCACCGCGCCCCTGCACGCCTACCTGCACGGCGTGATGAAGCGCAACGGCCTGGAGGGCCGCGTGCTGGACTTCCCCATCGACACCGCCGGAACACTGATCGAACGGGCGTAA
- a CDS encoding aminopeptidase — protein MTLTFDEKLRNYARLAVRVGLGVKPGQRVLVQAPVETAQLARLVVREAYAAGASFVDVRWDDDDVQLARFELAPDGTFEQISRWRVDAEIETAEAGGAVLAIRATNPNLLGGVNPERVATHQRTVAAYRRPYTAQVMTNRLNWNLISAPVSGWAELMFPDASAEQAVAQQWDAIFAATRADQPDAVALWEAHLGDLKRRRDLLTGKQYAALHFRGGGTDLTVGLADDHVWGGGAADTPGGITFTANIPTEEVWTAPHRERVDGTVVSTKPLSYNGTLIDGIRIEFKDGRITGASAEKGEGALLKMIETDEGSHRLGEVALVPHSSPISRSGLFFFNTLYDENAASHIAIGSAYRFNVKGGVDMSLEDFNAKGGNDSLTHVDWMIGSDQIDVDGITKDGQREAVMRAGEFVI, from the coding sequence ATGACCCTGACTTTTGACGAGAAGCTGCGCAACTACGCGCGACTGGCGGTGCGGGTGGGCCTGGGCGTGAAGCCCGGGCAGCGCGTGCTGGTGCAGGCCCCGGTGGAGACGGCGCAGCTGGCGCGCCTGGTGGTGCGCGAGGCGTACGCGGCGGGTGCGAGCTTCGTGGACGTCCGCTGGGACGATGACGACGTGCAGCTGGCGCGCTTCGAGCTGGCACCGGACGGCACGTTCGAGCAGATCAGCCGCTGGCGGGTGGACGCCGAGATCGAGACCGCCGAGGCGGGCGGCGCGGTCCTGGCGATCCGCGCGACGAACCCGAACCTGCTGGGCGGCGTGAACCCCGAGCGGGTGGCGACTCACCAGCGGACGGTCGCGGCGTACCGCCGCCCGTACACCGCGCAGGTGATGACGAACCGCCTGAACTGGAATCTGATCAGCGCGCCGGTCAGCGGCTGGGCGGAGCTGATGTTCCCCGACGCGAGCGCCGAGCAGGCCGTCGCGCAGCAGTGGGACGCGATCTTCGCCGCGACCCGCGCCGATCAGCCCGACGCGGTGGCGCTGTGGGAGGCGCACCTGGGTGACCTGAAGCGCCGCCGCGACCTGCTGACCGGCAAGCAGTACGCCGCGCTGCACTTCCGGGGCGGCGGGACGGACCTGACGGTGGGCCTCGCGGACGATCACGTGTGGGGCGGCGGCGCGGCCGACACGCCCGGCGGGATCACGTTCACGGCGAACATCCCCACCGAGGAGGTCTGGACCGCCCCGCACCGCGAACGGGTGGACGGCACGGTCGTGAGCACCAAACCGCTGTCGTACAACGGCACGCTGATCGACGGCATCCGCATCGAGTTCAAGGATGGGCGCATCACGGGGGCCAGCGCTGAGAAGGGCGAGGGCGCGCTGCTGAAGATGATCGAGACGGACGAGGGTAGCCACCGCCTGGGCGAGGTGGCGCTGGTGCCGCACTCCAGCCCGATCAGCCGCTCGGGCCTGTTCTTCTTCAACACCCTGTACGACGAGAACGCCGCCTCGCACATCGCGATCGGCAGCGCATACCGCTTCAACGTGAAGGGCGGCGTGGACATGAGCCTCGAGGACTTCAATGCCAAGGGTGGCAACGACAGCCTGACGCACGTGGACTGGATGATCGGCAGTGATCAGATCGACGTGGACGGCATCACGAAGGACGGCCAGCGCGAGGCGGTCATGCGCGCGGGCGAATTCGTGATCTGA
- a CDS encoding carbonic anhydrase — translation MDDSATQIAADLERRILDAIRRGASMEDIADIKESDVATPDAAIQSLKDGNARFFSGQATRPEMSANERRAQIMGQTPYAAILACSDSRVPVELVFDQGLGQLFVVRVAGNVVGEAGLGTLEYAIRHLDVHLVVVMGHEACGAVAAALLPEERVAEEPHHLQNLIRRIQPSLQAMPAIRDKKARMREAVLNNVRYQVSLLRDEPVIREAEATGQIRVIGAYYEIGSGAVDFLVDEEDLRP, via the coding sequence ATGGACGATTCCGCCACGCAGATCGCCGCCGACCTCGAGCGCCGCATCCTGGACGCCATCCGCCGGGGCGCGAGCATGGAGGACATCGCGGACATCAAGGAGTCCGACGTCGCCACGCCCGACGCCGCCATCCAGTCCCTCAAGGACGGCAACGCCCGCTTCTTCAGCGGTCAGGCCACCCGCCCGGAGATGAGCGCCAACGAACGCCGCGCGCAGATCATGGGCCAGACGCCGTACGCCGCGATCCTCGCGTGCAGCGACAGCCGCGTGCCGGTCGAACTGGTGTTCGATCAGGGCCTGGGGCAGCTGTTCGTGGTGCGCGTCGCCGGGAACGTCGTCGGCGAGGCCGGACTGGGCACCCTGGAGTACGCCATCCGCCACCTGGACGTGCACCTCGTGGTCGTGATGGGCCACGAGGCCTGCGGCGCGGTCGCCGCCGCGCTGCTGCCCGAGGAACGCGTCGCGGAGGAACCCCACCACCTCCAGAACCTGATCCGCCGCATCCAGCCCAGCCTGCAGGCCATGCCCGCCATCCGCGACAAGAAGGCCCGCATGCGCGAGGCGGTCCTGAACAACGTCCGCTACCAGGTCAGCCTCCTGCGCGACGAGCCTGTCATCCGCGAGGCGGAGGCCACCGGGCAGATCCGCGTGATCGGCGCGTACTACGAGATCGGCAGCGGCGCCGTGGATTTCCTGGTCGACGAGGAAGACCTGCGGCCCTGA